The following DNA comes from Apis cerana isolate GH-2021 linkage group LG14, AcerK_1.0, whole genome shotgun sequence.
ATTTACCTGGTCAATGCTTCGTAGAAATGATCCGACACACTGTACTCCTCCACGTAATAAATCTCAAGATCTCAATAAATCTCATGAcggtattatttatagaagacCCAAACAATCAGAGATTGATCCGAATGATATACCACCTGAAAAATTATCTCAAGAAGCATTCAGGTTagtaactatatatttatttcaaataattatatttttttgaaataattttataattactattaattactattaatatgtaattattattaatattttaaaataatgaaataatataaattaattgtttcagGTTAATGAGGACCGTTCAATCGTTGCTATCAATGAGAGAGCCCGATCTTTTTAGGATTTTgtcgatagaaaataattctcctTCACCTATAGATCATCATCGTCATAATAATCATCACAACGAGATATCACTATCATTGCAGAAtgatagttttataaattccacGAGTTTACGGGAAGATGGCACCTATAATAAACGTTCCAATTGCAATCGTGGAAATGAATCGAGCAATACcgataatgataatagaatctgtttttttaaatcatcatcGAACATCACagaaattgatcaaaatttgcAGAATCTTCTTCCCGGTATTAGAAGATCTCTTGATGCCACTTCACTTAACTCAGGAAGTAGTAAAACCACTGAAGAAGAGGATGtactttcaaataataataattgctttaATGTTTCTATGCCAAATGATCATATTTTCTCATGTACGCCAACATCGACGCCAAATAAGCATGATAGAAAAgcagaaaaggagaaagaccAGTCTTCGAAATCAAAGCCAGCTGCTAGTGTAAGCAGTGTTGAGGATGAGAGTGGATTTTCTTCTATGAGTTCTTTTCAAGAAATTGGTTTACCTAATGCATTATCAATTTCTCCTATAAAAGGTTATCAAGAAGTGGGTTTACCTGAGATATCTGTAGAAAAAGCCAGACACCGTAGATGGTCATCAACTCCAGCTGAAATTCAAGCTCTTTTTCATAAACAGCGTAATAGTTTTATCTCCCAAACCGCCACCGAATCTTTAAGCGTTTGGGTTTAAATGGTTCTACGAGCGATATACATACTTTCTAAACGAGATAGCTCTGATGAATGTACTTTTGATACATTGAAATGTGAACGAACAGATGATCAAACA
Coding sequences within:
- the LOC107995478 gene encoding uncharacterized protein LOC107995478 isoform X2, which codes for MSDTPRVEFALGSEVSLEHFFKSNFARSFVTNCRDAKSLDYELLDNAFDEETETNTKNNNFFSLVNFENKITNIVDNKFVFNKDNTNLRRTKENIQSSADINELEKLRKQCQTLIEENQKLQNVLTSNQIPHVQVIDSVFLQTQVETLQWQLKQTEANRQMYRSLMEQVVRFLDRARKSLDILHEKNNLKDKNSMGRVPRSRSVHAVHADSSPNRAVSATSSSHFMRAKSVTQISPCTTSYREFTWSMLRRNDPTHCTPPRNKSQDLNKSHDGIIYRRPKQSEIDPNDIPPEKLSQEAFRLMRTVQSLLSMREPDLFRILSIENNSPSPIDHHRHNNHHNEISLSLQNDSFINSTSLREDGTYNKRSNCNRGNESSNTDNDNRICFFKSSSNITEIDQNLQNLLPGIRRSLDATSLNSGSSKTTEEEDVLSNNNNCFNVSMPNDHIFSCTPTSTPNKHDRKAEKEKDQSSKSKPAASVIKKWVYLRYL
- the LOC107995478 gene encoding uncharacterized protein LOC107995478 isoform X3; translated protein: MSSSCSFRCCGHQDQCQTLIEENQKLQNVLTSNQIPHVQVIDSVFLQTQVETLQWQLKQTEANRQMYRSLMEQVVRFLDRARKSLDILHEKNNLKDKNSMGRVPRSRSVHAVHADSSPNRAVSATSSSHFMRAKSVTQISPCTTSYREFTWSMLRRNDPTHCTPPRNKSQDLNKSHDGIIYRRPKQSEIDPNDIPPEKLSQEAFRLMRTVQSLLSMREPDLFRILSIENNSPSPIDHHRHNNHHNEISLSLQNDSFINSTSLREDGTYNKRSNCNRGNESSNTDNDNRICFFKSSSNITEIDQNLQNLLPGIRRSLDATSLNSGSSKTTEEEDVLSNNNNCFNVSMPNDHIFSCTPTSTPNKHDRKAEKEKDQSSKSKPAASVSSVEDESGFSSMSSFQEIGLPNALSISPIKGYQEVGLPEISVEKARHRRWSSTPAEIQALFHKQRNSFISQTATESLSVWV
- the LOC107995478 gene encoding J domain-containing protein DDB_G0295729 isoform X1 encodes the protein MSDTPRVEFALGSEVSLEHFFKSNFARSFVTNCRDAKSLDYELLDNAFDEETETNTKNNNFFSLVNFENKITNIVDNKFVFNKDNTNLRRTKENIQSSADINELEKLRKQCQTLIEENQKLQNVLTSNQIPHVQVIDSVFLQTQVETLQWQLKQTEANRQMYRSLMEQVVRFLDRARKSLDILHEKNNLKDKNSMGRVPRSRSVHAVHADSSPNRAVSATSSSHFMRAKSVTQISPCTTSYREFTWSMLRRNDPTHCTPPRNKSQDLNKSHDGIIYRRPKQSEIDPNDIPPEKLSQEAFRLMRTVQSLLSMREPDLFRILSIENNSPSPIDHHRHNNHHNEISLSLQNDSFINSTSLREDGTYNKRSNCNRGNESSNTDNDNRICFFKSSSNITEIDQNLQNLLPGIRRSLDATSLNSGSSKTTEEEDVLSNNNNCFNVSMPNDHIFSCTPTSTPNKHDRKAEKEKDQSSKSKPAASVSSVEDESGFSSMSSFQEIGLPNALSISPIKGYQEVGLPEISVEKARHRRWSSTPAEIQALFHKQRNSFISQTATESLSVWV